A window from Schistosoma haematobium chromosome 1, whole genome shotgun sequence encodes these proteins:
- the EIF3K_1 gene encoding Eukaryotic translation initiation factor 3 subunit K (EggNog:ENOG410V5I2~COG:J~BUSCO:EOG091G0IXT), protein MICKIPKRNRPSVGGAFTGASLEVFHVMDRKTVIKSKLQGIESYNPEHITALEEHLSWQIINNDYDFEANLALLRLYQFYPERFNAECARLVLLKAIISMSHSDFTLCKYLIHLEHLSEEPLSQVVELGFLLETCRFSEFWTKIKENPKVFSAIPGFRESVCRFIVQIISQTYQRISKPLLMSFLDMSENDLKQFIKQFEWSEITDHHNQLILINNHEENIKSIQIRERVNFDSITSMSGAFRPSKSDFFIKTNIQS, encoded by the exons atgatatgtaaaatcccaaaaaggaacagacccTCAGTAGGCGGAGCGTTTACAGGCGCGTCCCTTGAAGTGTTTCACGTTATGGATCGTAAGACAGTCATCAAAAGCAAACTACAAGGAATAGAGAG CTATAACCCTGAACACATAACAGCACTTGAAGAACATCTTTCATGGCAGATcataaataatgattatgattTCGAAGCTAATTTAGCTCTGCTTAGATT ATATCAGTTCTATCCGGAACGTTTCAATGCTGAGTGTGCGAGGTTAGTGCTGCTGAAGGCAATTATAAGCATGAGTCACTCAGATTTTACATTGTGCAAGTACTTGATTCACCTAGAACAT CTCAGTGAAGAGCCACTTTCACAGGTTGTGGAACTTGGGTTTCTCCTGGAGACCTGTCGGTTTTCTGAGTTTTGG ACGAAAATTAAAGAAAACCCCAAAGTTTTTTCTGCTATCCCTGGATTCCGTGAATCTGTATGTAGAT TTATTGTCCAAATTATATCTCAAACATATCAACGTATATCAAAACCCTTATTAATGAGCTTTTTGGATATGTCAGAGaatgatttaaaacaatttattaaaCAATTTGAATGGTCCGAAATCACTGATCATCATAATCAACTTATCTTAATTAATAATCATGAAGAGAATATTAAATCAATACAAATACGTGAACGTGTCAATTTCGATTCGATCACATCAATGTCCGGTGCATTTAGACCATCAAAAAGTGattttttcattaaaactaacatacaatcataa
- the EIF3K_1 gene encoding Eukaryotic translation initiation factor 3 subunit K, variant 2 (EggNog:ENOG410V5I2~COG:J), whose product MSHSDFTLCKYLIHLEHLSEEPLSQVVELGFLLETCRFSEFWTKIKENPKVFSAIPGFRESVCRFIVQIISQTYQRISKPLLMSFLDMSENDLKQFIKQFEWSEITDHHNQLILINNHEENIKSIQIRERVNFDSITSMSGAFRPSKSDFFIKTNIQS is encoded by the exons ATGAGTCACTCAGATTTTACATTGTGCAAGTACTTGATTCACCTAGAACAT CTCAGTGAAGAGCCACTTTCACAGGTTGTGGAACTTGGGTTTCTCCTGGAGACCTGTCGGTTTTCTGAGTTTTGG ACGAAAATTAAAGAAAACCCCAAAGTTTTTTCTGCTATCCCTGGATTCCGTGAATCTGTATGTAGAT TTATTGTCCAAATTATATCTCAAACATATCAACGTATATCAAAACCCTTATTAATGAGCTTTTTGGATATGTCAGAGaatgatttaaaacaatttattaaaCAATTTGAATGGTCCGAAATCACTGATCATCATAATCAACTTATCTTAATTAATAATCATGAAGAGAATATTAAATCAATACAAATACGTGAACGTGTCAATTTCGATTCGATCACATCAATGTCCGGTGCATTTAGACCATCAAAAAGTGattttttcattaaaactaacatacaatcataa